Proteins found in one Populus alba chromosome 14, ASM523922v2, whole genome shotgun sequence genomic segment:
- the LOC118041646 gene encoding rop guanine nucleotide exchange factor 3, whose product MDNSSSFDEVSDPGYQPSPSSLDQNDQPAVETPGYSTMSGDSFMFGRTYSETSAFSDPIDDNSYSSEPSPSHWPVTKSGAQHQAMLRRLEMKQQKQVADDKLDDQESVDLELEMMKERFSKLLLGEDMSGSGKGVCTAVTISNAITNLYATVFGQNLRLEPLKPEKKSMWKREMDCLLSVCDYIVEFIPKSQNLQDGTALEVMESRPRLDIHINLPALRKLDAMLMEVLDSFQDREFWYAEQGSMSSKSTLSGSFRRVIVQRKEEKWWVPVPCVPSGGLSEKSRKHLRHKRDCAYQIHKASMAINSSILAEMEIPETYIASLPKSGRASLGDTIYRYLYTADKFSPGHLLDCLNLASEHEALELADRVEASMYTWRRKACLSHSKSSWNMVKDLMSDIDRTDKNHILAERAETLLFCLKQRYPELSQTSLDTSKIQYNQDVGQAILESYSRVLEGLAFNIVAWIEDVLFVDRNQEQ is encoded by the exons ATGGATAATTCGTCCAGTTTTGACGAAGTTTCGGATCCCGGTTATCAACCTTCACCTTCTTCCTTGGATCAAAATGATCAACCAGCCGTGGAAACTCCAGGGTACTCAACAATGAGTGGTGATTCATTCATGTTCGGCAGGACTTATTCAGAGACCTCAGCCTTTTCTGATCCCATAGATGATAACAGCTATTCAAGTGAGCCTTCTCCTTCTCATTGGCCAGTAACCAAATCTGGAGCACAACATCAGGCTATGCTTAGAAGACTAGAAATGAAGCAACAGAAGCAAGTTGCGGATGACAAGTTGGATGATCAAGAATCTGTTGACTTGG AACTTGAGATGATGAAAGAAAGATTTTCGAAGCTTTTGCTTGGTGAAGACATGTCAGGAAGTGGCAAAGGTGTCTGCACAGCTGTTACTATATCAAACGCCATAACAAATCTCTACG CAACTGTGTTTGGGCAAAATTTGAGATTAGAGCCATTGAAACCTGAGAAGAAATCGATGTGGAAGAGAGAAATGGATTGCCTTCTTTCCGTATGTGATTACATAGTAGAATTTATCCCCAAGTCTCAGAATTTACAAGACGGAACAGCTCTTGAG GTGATGGAAAGTAGACCAAGATTAGATATTCATATCAACCTTCCGGCATTAAGAAAGCTTGACGCTATGCTCATG GAAGTACTGGATAGTTTCCAAGATAGAGAGTTTTGGTATGCAGAACAAGGAAGCATGTCATCAAAATCAACTCTTTCAGGCTCGTTTCGGAGAGTTATTGTCCAACGTAAAGAAGAGAAATGGTGGGTGCCAGTCCCATGTGTTCCCTCTGGTGGCCTCTCTGAGAAGTCGAGGAAGCACTTGCGACACAAACGTGACTGTGCATATCAAATTCACAAAGCTTCCATGGCAATTAACAGTAGCATTCTTGCTGAGATGGAAATTCCAGAGACATATATAGCATCTCTTCCCAAG agCGGAAGAGCGAGCCTGGGGGACACAATTTACCGCTACCTGTATACAGCGGACAAATTCTCCCCAGGACATCTTCTTGACTGTCTCAACCTAGCTTCAGAACATGAAGCACTTGAGCTTGCAGACCGAGTTGAAGCTTCAATGTACACATGGAGACGCAAAGCATGCCTAAGCCATTCAAAATCCTCTTGGAACATGGTGAAAGATCTCATGTCTGACATTGATCGAacagataaaaatcatattCTAGCAGAAAGGGCCGAGACCTTGCTATTTTGCCTGAAGCAGAGATACCCCGAACTTTCACAGACATCCTTGGACACTAGCAAAATCCAGTACAATCAG GATGTGGGACAAGCAATCCTAGAGAGCTACTCAAGAGTTTTAGAAGGCTTAGCATTCAACATTGTTGCTTGGATCGAAGATGTTCTTTTCGTAGATAGGAACCAAGAACAATAG
- the LOC118041902 gene encoding elicitor-responsive protein 3, which produces MKRGILEVLLVHAKGMKHTNLIGPPVYHVIIQCGSHVHKSKASSGKDEKTWWNEKFRFDFPLADWKQLTHLKFRIMDQEFFTDGGFVGETIIYLGGIIDEGINRGVLEMMPAPYNVLLEDDTYKGEIKIGLKFIANTEVLPERTFLAQVDEPRQPICRSIINLWKLSWWKLWIHHSQRSTKNKTEEE; this is translated from the exons ATGAAAAGAGGAATCCTTGAAGTACTTCTTGTTCATGCTAAAGGCATGAAGCACACAAATCTCATCG GTCCACCAGTCTATCATGTCATCATACAATGTGGATCTCACGTGCATAAAAGCAAAGCATCATCAG GCAAAGATGAAAAAACATGGTGGAATGAGAAATTCAGGTTTGACTTCCCATTAGCTGATTGGAAACAGTTGACCCATCTGAAATTCAGAATCATGGACCAGGAATTCTTCACTGATGGTGGATTTGTCGGTGAAACCAT AATTTACCTTGGAGGAATAATAGATGAGGGGATTAACAGAGGAGTTCTAGAAATGATGCCAGCTCCATATAATGTGTTGCTTGAAGATGACACCTACAAAGGAGAGATAAAGATTGGACTCAAGTTCATTGCCAAC ACAGAAGTGCTCCCAGAGAGGACATTCCTTGCACAGGTGGATGAACCAAGACAACCGATATGCAGATCCATTATAAATCTCTGGAAACTCTCATGGTGGAAGTTGTGGATTCATCATAGTCAGAGGAGTACTAAAAATAAGACAGAGGAGGAATAA